The Plasmodium brasilianum strain Bolivian I chromosome 5, whole genome shotgun sequence region AGCGAATAATTATGACTTGTGTACATGTTACTTATAATATGTGTGTGTTCtgcttatgtatatataatatgtacgtacgtgGTTAGctttaaataaacatatggTATATTATGATATACCCTTAAAAaacaacttttttttttccgttttttcccgtttttttctgcttttttccgttttttccctttttttcctttttggttcagttttattgtaattttatttttcattacgCATTATAGCACTTTCTATACGTGTTCAATTTTTCACTTCTATTTCTAATTCTTTTTGTGAATTAAGAGGGGTGCTCTTTGTGTTATAAGCGAACGCGCTGTATCTATTAGGAGAACATTATTaacgtaaaaataatttggcTTCTAATTAGTGCAAAAAAATGGCAATACAACAGGGCTTGAAACGTGGGTTATTTTCAACTGCTGCATCAGGGTTAAGTAATCATTTACATAGAAAtggtattattaatataaactcAGGGGATTATAAACTAATTATTGTTTTGATGCTTGTTACGGTATACTTCATAATGTATGTTATACCTTTCATATTGCTGCTTCAGGTAATGTACCAATCTTTTAGTAATTATACCCTCAGTTTTTAACTACTTATAGTTActtgtgtatatgtatttaattttgctgatttgtttaattgtttatacgtatttaagtaaatatttgtatttaacatttttttctttttttctgaaaGTCTCAAAGAAGAAGGGGAATGGATAATGACCACATAAATAGGGCTGgtaataacaacaatgaGGATTCATCATCTGATTCGGGTTATAAGACAGATTCAGAAgataaggaaaaaggaaactAGTAAATAGGGAAAAGGTGTAATGATTTGTTGAAGAGTATTAGTAATGATTTGATGAAGAGTATTAGTAATGATTTAATGAAGAGTATTAGTAATGATTTGATGAAGAGTATTAGTAATGATTTGATGAAGAGTATTAGTAATGATTTGATGAAGAGTATTAGTAATGATTTGATGAAGAGTATTAGTAATGATTTGATGAAGAGTATTAGTAATGATTTGATGAAGAGTATTAGTAATGATTTGATGAAGAGTATTAGTAATGATTTGATGAAGAgtattagtaataatttgATGAAGAGTATACTTGTCTTAATacgttattttaaaattggtATATTATAATGCCCTTATAGTGTATTTTAAAAGGGCTTAATATTGTGagtccctttttttttgaacccATTCGCACTTGTAACGGATACACATAAATTCGTTTCgttgtatatgtattatgtatgtttgtgcatatatatatttgggCATATGTATGTTGGCATGGCTGTTTGTATGTTTTTATGCGGACGCTTTTTTGTTTAGTGGGTTTTTTAGAAAAGGCTTTATATTATCCATTTGATTCCTCATAGCGCATTTAATATATGGGCTGTTTctacaaatataattttaaaattagtagtttttttttaaaagcttatttactttttttgttatgttcgtttaattttaattaattttgatttatttaattgcagattattttgatttattttaattttaattaatctaGTTTAGTTAATTTAGTTTAGTAAATTCAGTTTAGTTAATTCAGTTTAGTTAATTCAGTTtagttaatttaattaatttagcTAATTTAGTTCATTTAgttcattttaatatattttaattaatttcaatttatttagttaattttagttaattttaattatttttaatttatataatttaattttcttttttttttaagtcaTACATTATGATGAGGAAACAACGTTGTATACTAGTACTACAAAATTATGAGAAACAgagataacaaaaaaaaaaaaaaaataaaataaaataaaaaataaaaaataaaaaaagagcataaaaaaaaaaaaaatggttaaAATGAGgattaaaaataaacgaaatgATTGTTGtaggaataaaaatttcttataatttaaGATGATGCATATCTAAGACAAAGGCTATAAATGTGTAGACTATAAACATCCTTTTCCTTCATTAAGGTTGTCAATGAATTGTTCATGCTCTTTTAGAGgaatcattttattatgtatactaaaaattttacaagtAAACTGCTTAAGATAAGATTAAACAGGAATATAAAGAAGCACTTGTAATACAGGAAAAGCTCTTATGTGTATTTTCGTACGGTTATATATAAGATATTGGTCAAGTGCACAATATAGTTTTATGAGGAATGAAATTGTAGCTTCAAATGGGAGTTTACTAATTGCGAAATTGCAAAGAGgaaaaacatatacatactcTATGTATGCaagtgtgtatatgtatgtatttaagtatgtatatatgcatgtaagtatgcatatatgtatatacgtacatcCTCATGGGGCGCATTCGATCATTTCTTAAGTGGATGTTGTAGTGATTATAAAAGGGTGAGTCTGCACAAAATTatacttccttttttttttttttttttactgtaCTGTTTTCTACATATTGTCaatttttctctatttaaaaaaaataaaaagaattattaacaTAACAGTTTTACTTAGTCATACTGTGTATAGTGAATTGAGTGCATATTTTGTAATCCATGCCCGttataataagtaaaaaaaaatgtagattCATCTTCTTTTATGATGGAACTGTTATAGCATTTAtgatcattatatatatgttttggGGAGCCTATCATAATTGCATTTTCTTTcgtataatacaaataacaTAAATCTAAATAATCTTTATCTATATAATTAGTCAAGTAATGATCACTCAActttgtaatattttgtaataatttattttctttaaaaagaTTAACATCATTACAATTGAATGATATATTCGTCCCATTATCAACAGAACAAGCTATATATTGTCCACCCGTACTCTTAGTACTAATATTTACTCctgtgtaaaaataaaagcctAACTCGTCGTTGAATATGTGAGGTGTTAGGGCAAAAAATGGGTTGTCCGCTTGAAATCCGGAATAGTTGATTTTAATTTGTGTTCTACAAATTACATTAAAGGGagcatataattatatgcatttggaagtatgtatatgtgaGCATTCATGTATTAGTGCATTGATATATTCGTGCATTGGTATATTCGTGCATTGGTATATTCGTGCATTGGCATATTCGTGCATTGGTGCATGTAtttaagtatgtatataagaacatacatacatatatatgcacgtattATGCACGTGCAACAAAAGAAAACAGAGCTAAAACTATGCAAAAGGAACTATCTTCTATATACCcgaatttttgtttatgcaTACCTCCAATTTCTTCCATCATCATCACTGGCAGTGCAAGATGCCAAGTGATCTTcgtttttattgttttttaattgatTAGAATGTGTACcacaaattaataaataagttttattagaaatttttaaaggaGCGGATGAATAAGATGaatagtttttattattaaaaatatcattatCTATgactacatttttttttgtaaatgtaGTCCCATCTTGGCTACTCCAACGGTAACAATCCTTAGTATTAGTTTTGtcattgtttatatattcgCAAATTATAAGTATAATTTGATTATCATccacaaaattaaaaatagatacaggtttaattttataaaattttcctaATAATTCTGATTGTGATATCCATctattgttttcttttttctgtatatatacatgtgattctgtattttttatatcatgtTCAAcgcaatatttatataactcCTTTTTAAATGCAAAATGAACATCCTGTGAACACTGTGTGGTATTATTTAAACTGGACGTTTCATCATTTATAAGAATGATGttcttgttttttctttcactACAGAGATAAACTACAATATGCAGGAGGAATAATGCTATTCTTAGTAAAATCATAATGCTGAGTGGGGGTAGCAGCAGCAAAGAAAAGCGCTTGCTGTTGGTTTCAGTATGTATGGGGTTGTAGTATGTAAGAGGTTGATGTGTATATGTGGTTGATGTGTATACGTGGTTGATGTGTATACGTGGTTGATGTGTATATGTGGTTGATGTGTATATGTGGTTGATGTGTATATGTGGTTGATGTGTATATGTGGTTGATGTGTATATGTGGTTGATGTGTATACGTGGTTGATGTGTATATGTGGTTGATGTGTATATGTGGTTGATGTGTATATGTGGTTGATGTGTATACGTGGTTGATGTGTATATGTGGTTGATGTGTATACGTGGTTGATGTGTATATGTGGTTGATGTGTATATGTGGTTGATGTGTATATGTGGTTGATGTGTATATGTGGTTGATGTGTATATGTGGTTGAAGTACGTGTATGGTTGAAGTACGTGTATGGTTGAAGTACGTGTATGGTTGAAGTACGTGTATGGTTTGAAGTACTTATGCGAGTGTGTTAATACATATGTGCGTACTTACATATTTGTGATTGTACTATGAAACCAATACAATAAGAGATATGAAAGGTAGCCTAAGTTTCATGAAAGACTTTTATTTATCGTGATAAAAGGAATAAGTACTTCaagagaaggaaaaaatcatttaaaatgGATATTTcagttaaaagaaaaaagtgtCAATGGGTATAATGATCTACACAACGgaagagcaaaaaaaaaaaaaaaaaaaacatatctatctatctatatatatatatatatatatatatatatgcagaataatttttactgaAAAATTCAGGTGTAAAACGGATAATACTTCGTACGTTTTAGGGACAGTTAAAATATACTTGGTATAGTAAATGTAatgttaattaaaaaaaaaaaaaaaagtacacctatatatatatgtgtatatgtaaacaaGGAAAAAAGGCTATTCATGgatattaaaatttgttattattgcggaagaaaaaattcttttagcTCAAAAATGTAACAGCCCTTTTATTAATTGGTATTAAATAGTAGTGgtctataaaaaaataattagaattactctaaaaaaatatttttttttttttttttgtttttccccTTAATTTGTTTGAATTTGTTGACTATTTATCCTGcaaaaagatttaaaaaaaaaaaactctgCGTAAAAATATGaggttaaaatattttaaaaatatgtgtaattcaaaattttcttttttacacaTTCGAATTAGCTGATAAGAATTTTACTATGAAAAGGAAACAGGAGAATTAAtcaaaaaagagaaaatagaATAGttccttatttattttatttttaatttattattattatttttatatttatgaacaatagttcatttaatttttcgtaataatttccttttaatttaataattttttaaacaaaattttgtaCTAGTACATTATTTTGTACGCTTATAAAACCGCGTATAAAAAGCAGTTAAATCAATATAAGTTTACATCATGTAAAGggttaatattatatgtttgtacTACACATTAAAACAATAGCGAAAATAGGATTATTAGGGAGAGGTGGCTGGAAAAAagtagaataatttttttctttgattttttaataattatatttgatgtacttttttttttttatatgttaatttttaaatgagaaaatatgaaatagaGAACTAATCTATTTTTACACATGTgaaatttattcttttaaattgtGTAGTGGTGTTTGTTTGATGAAGAGTTTTTCCTatttgaacatatatatgggtATTTCCCGCGGGTTTGGCGTGTTTAACCTTTTATACaagtatgcatatgtacagatatgtacatatatgtatatgtatgtatatgtatgtatatgtatgtatatggatgtgtatgtatgtatatgtatgtatatgtatgtctatgtatgtacgtatgtgcatatatatatgtatgtttatgaaGGCAAATTAACCCAATTTAAGGAGTCGTATTGTATTATTGAAaacattttacaaaataaaaaatgaacgaGAAAAATTTACACggataattatttttttaaaaatggacTTTTACAAATATGGGATATTTCAggtgttttaaaattaaagaaaatggAAGGCTGTTAGTTTTTAgtgatatatacatacatgcatctCCCTACCCAAACACACAcctatgtgtatacatatgtagaCTTAAcgctattttatatattctcatgtttaattattataaatttttatatcactATAGAAGGTTTACCAtatatttatccttttattcataaaagcgaaataatttattatatgtccattcattaaaatgaaatactGTAAAGTATATGGaacttgtttttttattcttatgcagaaaaaaaaaagaatagaagaaaaaaaaaaaaacaaaattaccGTACAGTATAGTGCAATACAAtgtaatacaatataatataatataatacaatataatacaatataatatgaaatacTATGTAAAAGATTTtgctttataatattatataatacaaaggCTTACATTTACCGATTAGTTACAACTCTGAAATTATGATTAATGGCTTGAATagcagtaaaaaaaaaaaaaaaaaaaaaaaaaaaaaagaaaagaaatagtCATGTTGTGTATTGGCTTATTTTAGATATGAAGCAAGCAGAAGTAAGgatgtttcattttttttttttttaatttttattgatatgtatatatatatgtatatatgtatttatgcgagtataggaaaaaacaataacaaaaaaaaataaaatataattaaattatattaaattaaattttctacTTCACAAGGGAGTGTTACTTTTTTCCTGTTTAAGTAAGATATTTTCGTTGTACCTACTACAATATTTCTCTGAATGGTAAATAGTATATTGTTTTGGTAGCAATACTcaaatttaattttcatgATACATTTtggtgttatatatatatacgtgttgTATTGCATTAGGgcttaatttttctttttttctattatttttctataatttttctactaattttctataatttttctactatttttctataatttttctactaattttctataatttttctactaattttctataatttttctactaattttctataatttttctactaattttctataatttttctactaattttctataatttttcta contains the following coding sequences:
- a CDS encoding cysteine-rich protective antigen, coding for MILLRIALFLLHIVVYLCSERKNKNIILINDETSSLNNTTQCSQDVHFAFKKELYKYCVEHDIKNTESHVYIQKKENNRWISQSELLGKFYKIKPVSIFNFVDDNQIILIICEYINNDKTNTKDCYRWSSQDGTTFTKKNVVIDNDIFNNKNYSSYSSAPLKISNKTYLLICGTHSNQLKNNKNEDHLASCTASDDDGRNWRTQIKINYSGFQADNPFFALTPHIFNDELGFYFYTGVNISTKSTGGQYIACSVDNGTNISFNCNDVNLFKENKLLQNITKLSDHYLTNYIDKDYLDLCYLYYTKENAIMIGSPKHIYNDHKCYNSSIIKEDESTFFFTYYNGHGLQNMHSIHYTQYD